One genomic window of Cannabis sativa cultivar Pink pepper isolate KNU-18-1 chromosome 2, ASM2916894v1, whole genome shotgun sequence includes the following:
- the LOC115718562 gene encoding putative pentatricopeptide repeat-containing protein At3g05240 encodes MKKSYDTILSLLEKCKTMAELKQLHGVMITTSVIKNIIPLSRIMDFCVSPETGDVHYARSVFNQIAQPNNYICNSMIRGYSFSDTPIEGLIMYKRMLQMGISPDNFTFPFVLKVCSVIGHHCYGRSVHNRIVKTGFELDVYASTALLHMYACCSDMEAGLKAFDMVPKWNVVAWTSLISGLVNNNRFGEAIKAFRDMEDRDVKPNEITLVNVLVACARSKDLENGKWVHNRIRHLGYDPFMSNQNFNVILATAIVDMYAKCGNLKTAKDLFNKMPQKNSVAWNSMIAAYNQYGQAKDSLDLFLSMQIAELVLPDQATFLGVLSACAHLGGLILGQCLHAYISKTKWINDLAVGTAFVDMYAKVGDPNSAWKIFDNLQKKDVKAWTSMILGFAIHGKGIEALKTFETMQEDGNNVVPDEITYIGVLFACSHVGLADEGQRHFNEMRSVHGIVPTLEHYGCLVDLLSRAGRLKEAMSLVEEMPLQPNINIWGAILNGCEIYENVDLADKVRNQITKLEPQAQVSSGVYVLLSNIYAKAGKWQEVNMARELMQQNTINKTIGQSSVEMNLLMNFGKKAKNLSSD; translated from the exons ATGAAAAAATCCTATGacacaattctctctctcttggaAAAATGCAAAACCATGGCTGAGTTGAAACAGCTACATGGGGTGATGATAACTACATCAGTTATCAAAAACATCATTCCATTGAGTAGGATTATGGACTTTTGTGTTTCCCCCGAAACTGGAGATGTCCACTATGCAAGGTCAGTGTTTAATCAAATTGCTCAGCCTAATAACTACATTTGTAACTCAAtgattagaggttattcttttAGTGACACTCCAATTGAGGGTTTGATCATGTACAAACGTATGCTGCAAATGGGCATTTCGCCAGACAATTTTACATTCCCATTTGTGTTGAAAGTTTGCTCAGTAATTGGACATCATTGTTATGGAAGATCTGTTCACAATCGCATTGTGAAAACCGGGTTTGAGTTAGATGTTTATGCTTCTACTGCTTTACTCCATATGTATGCTTGTTGTTCTGACATGGAAGCTGGTTTGAAAGCCTTTGATATGGTGCCTAAGTGGAATGTGGTGGCCTGGACCAGTTTGATTTCCGGGTTAGTAAACAACAATCGATTTGGTGAGGCTATAAAGGCTTTTAGAGATATGGAAGATAGAGATGTAAAGCCAAATGAGATTACATTGGTGAATGTTTTGGTTGCTTGTGCTCGAAGTAAGGATCTAGAGAATGGTAAATGGGTTCACAATCGCATTCGCCATCTGGGTTATGATCCTTTCATGTCAAATCAAAATTTCAATGTGATTCTAGCAACTGCCATAGTAGATATGTATGCAAAATGTGGGAACTTGAAAACAGCAAAGGACTTGTTCAACAAAATGCCTCAAAAGAACTCGGTTGCTTGGAATTCCATGATTGCTGCATATAATCAGTACGGCCAAGCTAAGGATAGCCTTGATCTTTTCTTGAGTATGCAAATTGCTGAGCTTGTTCTTCCTGACCAAGCTACCTTTCTGGGTGTCCTTAGTGCATGTGCTCATTTGGGGGGTTTGATTTTGGGACAATGTCTTCATGCTTACATATCAAAAACCAAATGGATCAATGACCTCGCTGTTGGGACTGCTTTTGTAGACATGTATGCGAAAGTTGGAGATCCCAACAGTGCTTGGAAGATTTTCGACAATTTGCAAAAGAAGGATGTGAAGGCATGGACTAGTATGATCTTAGGCTTTGCCATTCATGGAAAGGGCATTGAAGCTCTTAAAACTTTCGAAACTATGCAAGAAGATGGTAATAATGTAGTTCCCGACGAGATAACTTATATCGGTGTTTTGTTTGCTTGCAGCCATGTAGGTCTAGCCGACGAAGGCCAGAGACATTTTAACGAAATGAGGAGTGTTCATGGCATTGTTCCAACTCTCGAGCACTACGGTTGCTTGGTTGATCTTTTGAGCAGAGCTGGGCGTTTGAAAGAGGCAATGAGTCTAGTTGAGGAAATGCCACTACAACCAAACATTAACATTTGGGGTGCTATTTTGAATGGTTGTGAGATATATGAAAATGTTGATTTAGCTGATAAAGTAAGAAATCAGATAACAAAGTTGGAACCTCAAGCTCAAGTTAGTAGTGGGGTTTATGTGCTTCTTTCAAATATATATGCCAAGGCTGGTAAATGGCAAGAAGTGAATATGGCAAGAGAGTTGATGCAGCAAAACACCATTAACAAAACTATTGGTCAGAGTTCAGTTGAGATGAATTTGCTAAT gaatttTGGTAAGAAGGCCAAAAATTTGTCATCGGATTGA
- the LOC133035169 gene encoding UDP-glycosyltransferase 92A1-like produces the protein MMSETDTENNRNIVLFPFMAQGHFNPFLALAHKLSQTRNNYFTVTLVTTQLNLPHLKLSLPPNSLIQLVGITFPGEGYESDLPSGVENTDSLPYNLLPNFFEASLSLKPQFGKLISDLCSHPDNRKKPFLIISDMFFGWTKEVATEFGIFNAFFCIGGGFGFACFYSLWMNLPHRLSKGASFTDEICLPDFPEAGKIHLTQMSEFLRVADGSEKFSIVLRKLLQLWTKADAFLFDTVEQIEQSNGLAYFRRIIGEDVIFSIGPLFSPATRSGKARAGITDEICTQWLDSKPKRSVLYVSFGSMNNISTSQMMELAMALEASGKSFIWVVRPPIGFDINGEFRAEEWLPKGFEERMRESKRGLVVHQWAPQVTILGHEAVCGFLSHCGWNSVLESLSYGVPIIGWPLSADQFYNAKLLEEKFGVCIEIGRGMSSFVGHKEMVEKINLVMNLETEKGGEMRRKAWEVGEMIRNGVRDESEFKGSSVIAMEKLLNTAMIFSEQKRTKLI, from the coding sequence ATGATGTCTGAGACTGATACAGAAAACAACAGAAACATAGTCCTCTTCCCATTCATGGCACAAGGACACTTCAATCCTTTTCTAGCCTTAGCTCATAAACTCTCCCAAACCAGAAATAACTACTTTACAGTTACTTTAGTCACTACCCAACTCAATCTTCCACACCTCAAACTCTCTCTGCCACCAAATTCCTTAATTCAACTCGTCGGAATAACTTTTCCCGGCGAGGGTTATGAATCTGATCTTCCTTCCGGCGTGGAGAACACCGACTCGCTTCCTTACAATCTCCTCCCAAATTTCTTCGAAGCTTCACTTTCACTCAAACCCCAGTTCGGAAAACTCATCTCCGACCTCTGTTCTCACCCGGATAACCGTAAAAAACCGTTCTTGATAATCTCCGACATGTTTTTCGGATGGACTAAAGAGGTTGCTACCGAGTTTGGAATTTTCAACGCCTTTTTCTGCATTGGTGGGGGGTTTGGGTTCGCTTGCTTTTACTCTCTGTGGATGAATCTTCCTCATCGCTTGAGTAAAGGAGCTTCCTTTACCGACGAAATCTGTTTGCCGGATTTTCCCGAAGCTGGGAAAATCCACCTAACTCAGATGTCGGAATTCTTACGTGTGGCTGATGGGTCTGAGAAGTTTTCTATTGTGTTACGAAAGCTGCTTCAGTTATGGACGAAAGCTGATGCTTTTCTTTTCGACACAGTTGAGCAGATCGAACAGAGTAATGGATTAGCATATTTCCGGCGAATAATTGGTGAAGATGTGATTTTTTCTATTGGGCCTCTCTTTTCTCCGGCAACAAGGTCCGGAAAAGCAAGAGCTGGAATCACAGACGAAATATGCACACAATGGCTGGACTCAAAACCAAAAAGATCGGTTCTTTATGTGTCATTTGGGTCAATGAACAATATATCAACATCTCAAATGATGGAATTAGCCATGGCATTGGAAGCCAGTGGCAAAAGCTTCATCTGGGTTGTTAGGCCGCCGATCGGGTTTGACATAAACGGCGAATTCAGAGCTGAAGAGTGGCTGCCAAAGGGGTTCGAGGAGCGAATGAGGGAGTCGAAAAGAGGGTTAGTTGTGCATCAATGGGCTCCTCAAGTGACCATCTTGGGTCATGAAGCTGTGTGTGGTTTTCTCAGCCATTGTGGTTGGAATTCAGTGTTGGAATCACTTAGTTATGGTGTGCCTATAATTGGTTGGCCTTTGTCTGCAGATCAGTTTTATAATGCCAAATTGTTGGAAGAGAAATTTGGTGTTTGTATTGAAATTGGGAGAGGAATGAGCTCCTTTGTTGGACATAAAGAAATGGTTGAAAAGATTAATTTGGTTATGAATTTAGAGACAGAGAAAGGAGGAGAAATGAGAAGGAAAGCTTGGGAAGTTGGGGAAATGATTAGGAATGGTGTGAGAGATGAGAGTGAGTTTAAGGGTTCTTCTGTTATAGCAATGGAGAAACTTTTGAATACTGCTATGATTTTTAGTGAGCAGAAAAGAACTAAGCTGATCTGA
- the LOC115720706 gene encoding UDP-glycosyltransferase 92A1: protein MMMSETDNNNNRNIVLFPFMAQGHFNPFLALAHKLSQTRNNYFTLTLVTTQLNLPHLKLSLPPNSSIQLIGLSFPGDGYESDLPSGVENTDSLPYHFMADFLQACISLKPQFRKLISDLCSHPDNRKKPFLIISDMFFGWTYEVAREFGVFNAGFCGGGGFGFACFYSLWMNLPHRLSKGAAFSDEICLPDFPEAGKIQVTQMSEFLRVADGSDKFSVVLRELLQLWTKVDAFLFNTIEQIEQSNGLAYFRRIIGKDVIFSIGPVFSPATRSEKATIGITVEKCTQWLDSKPKRSVLYVSFGSMNTISTSQMMELGMALEASGKSFIWVVRPPIEFDINGEFRAEEWLPKGFEERMRESKRGLVVHQWAPQVTILGHEAVCGFLSHCGWNSVLESLSYGVPIIGWPLSADQFYNAKLLEEKLGVCVEIGRGKSSCVGHKEMVEKIDLVMNIESEKGGEIRRKVSEVREMIRNGVRDENGFKGSSVIAMEKLLNTAMIFSEQKRTKLI, encoded by the coding sequence ATGATGATGTCAGAGAcagacaacaacaacaacagaaaCATAGTCCTCTTCCCATTCATGGCACAAGGCCACTTCAATCCCTTTCTAGCCTTAGCTCATAAACTCTCCCAAACCAGAAATAACTACTTTACACTCACTTTAGTCACTACCCAACTCAATCTTCCACACCTCAAACTCTCTCTTCCACCAAACTCCTCAATTCAACTGATCGGATTATCTTTTCCCGGCGATGGCTATGAATCTGACCTTCCTTCCGGCGTGGAGAACACCGACTCTCTTCCCTATCATTTCATGGCTGATTTCTTACAAGCTTGTATTTCTCTCAAACCCCAGTTCAGAAAACTCATCTCCGACCTATGTTCTCACCCGGATAACCGTAAAAAACCGTTCTTGATAATCTCCGACATGTTTTTCGGATGGACTTATGAGGTTGCTCGCGAGTTTGGAGTTTTCAACGCCGGGTTTTGCGGTGGTGGAGGATTTGGGTTCGCTTGCTTTTACTCTCTGTGGATGAACCTTCCTCATCGACTGAGTAAAGGAGCTGCCTTTTCCGATGAAATCTGTTTGCCGGATTTTCCAGAAGCTGGAAAGATTCAGGTGACTCAGATGTCGGAATTCTTACGTGTGGCTGATGGGTCTGATAAGTTTTCTGTTGTGTTAAGAGAACTTCTTCAGTTATGGACGAAAGTTGATGCTTTTCTTTTTAACACAATTGAGCAAATCGAACAGAGTAATGGGTTAGCATATTTCCGGCGAATAATCGGTAAAGATGTGATTTTTTCTATTGGGCCTGTCTTTTCTCCGGCAACAAGGTCAGAAAAAGCAACAATTGGGATCACAGTAGAGAAGTGTACACAATGGCTTGATTCAAAACCAAAAAGATCAGTTCTTTATGTGTCATTTGGGTCAATGAACACTATATCAACATCTCAAATGATGGAATTAGGCATGGCATTGGAAGCTAGTGGCAAAAGCTTCATCTGGGTTGTTAGGCCGCCGATCGAGTTTGACATAAATGGCGAGTTCAGAGCCGAAGAGTGGCTGCCAAAGGGGTTCGAGGAGCGAATGAGGGAGTCGAAAAGAGGGTTGGTTGTGCATCAATGGGCTCCTCAAGTGACCATCTTGGGTCATGAAGCTGTGTGTGGTTTTCTCAGCCATTGTGGTTGGAATTCAGTGTTGGAATCACTTAGTTATGGTGTGCCTATAATTGGTTGGCCTTTGTCTGCAGATCAGTTTTACAATGCTAAACTTTTGGAAGAGAAATTGGGTGTTTGTGTTGAAATTGGGAGAGGAAAGAGCTCCTGTGTTGGACATAAAGAAATGGTTGAGAAGATTGATTTGGTTATGAATATAGAGAGTGAGAAAGGAGGAGAAATTAGAAGGAAAGTTAGTGAAGTTAGGGAAATGATTAGGAATGGTGTGAGAGATGAGAATGGGTTTAAGGGCTCTTCTGTTATAGCAATGGAGAAGCTTTTGAATACTGCTATGATTTTTAGTGAGCAGAAAAGAACTAAGCTAATCTGA
- the LOC115721281 gene encoding UDP-glycosyltransferase 92A1: protein MAETKEKVIIFPFMAQGHIIPFLALALHIERQKGFNVIFLNTPLNIKKLRSSLPPDSTIRLLEIPFTSSDHGLPPNTENTDVLSYTNVFRLLQSSISLRPPVEKILKDLIRENPSRKPLCFIADIFFGWTAAVAKEMGIFHAFFSGCSGFGLACYYSLWLNLPHRKVDSDEFLLPDFEEASIFHVSQLPLNIFEADGNDPWSKFQLGNLLSWVDSNGVLFNTIGEFDQLGLLYFKRKLSKPVWPIGPVLLPSESRAKQNEFTSKLCRDWLNSKALNSVLFVSFGSMNTISASQMMQLAMALEKSGKDFIWVVRPPIGFDINSEFRAQEWLPKGFEERVSSRGLLVQTWAPQVEILSHKAVSVFLTHCGWNSVLEALSNGVPMLGWPMAAEQFFNAVLLEKEIGVCVEVARGKKCEVRCEDLAEKIELVMNFDSEKGNEMRRKSFEVKEMIENAMRNEINGLKGSSSQALDEFFSAAMAAKNGEKVPIIS from the coding sequence ATGGCGGAAACCAAAGAAAAAGTAATCATATTCCCATTCATGGCTCAAGGCCATATAATCCCCTTCTTAGCCTTAGCTCTCCACATCGAACGCCAAAAAGGGTTCAACGTAATTTTCCTAAACACTCCATTAAACATCAAAAAGCTCCGATCTTCACTCCCACCTGATTCCACCATTCGCCTCCTCGAAATCCCTTTCACTAGTTCCGATCACGGCCTCCCTCCCAACACCGAAAACACCGATGTTCTCTCTTACACCAATGTCTTCCGTCTTcttcagtcctcaatttcactcaGACCTCCTGTTGAgaaaatcctaaaagatctcATCAGAGAAAACCCTAGCCGAAAACCCCTTTGTTTCATCGCCGATATCTTTTTCGGGTGGACGGCCGCCGTAGCTAAGGAAATGGGTATTTTCCACGCTTTCTTTAGCGGCTGTAGTGGGTTTGGTTTGGCTTGTTATTACTCCCTTTGGTTGAATCTTCCTCACCGGAAAGTTGATTCCGATGAGTTTTTGTTGCCGGATTTTGAGGAAGCTTCGATCTTTCATGTTTCCCAATTgcctttgaatatttttgaagcTGATGGGAATGATCCTTGGTCGAAATTCCAATTGGGAAATCTCTTATCTTGGGTTGATTCAAATGGGGTTTTGTTTAACACCATTGGAGAGTTTGATCAATTGGGATTACTTTATTTTAAGAGAAAACTCAGTAAACCGGTTTGGCCAATCGGACCGGTTCTTTTGCCATCGGAAAGTAGAGCAAAACAGAATGAGTTTACATCAAAGCTTTGTAGAGATTGGCTCAATTCAAAGGCTttaaattcagttctatttgtGTCATTTGGATCTATGAACACAATCTCAGCTTCACAGATGATGCAATTAGCTATGGCTTTAGAGAAAAGTGGTAAAGATTTCATTTGGGTAGTTAGACCTCCTATTGGTTTTGACATAAACTCGGAATTCAGAGCTCAAGAATGGTTGCCTAAAGGGTTTGAAGAAAGGGTTTCGAGTAGAGGATTGTTGGTACAAACATGGGCACCACAAGTGGAGATTCTTTCACACAAAGCGGTTTCGGTGTTTTTGACTCATTGTGGTTGGAACTCGGTGTTGGAGGCTCTTAGCAATGGCGTGCCAATGCTCGGTTGGCCTATGGCGGCTGAGCAATTTTTCAATGCTGTGTTGCTTGAGAAGGAGATTGGGGTTTGTGTTGAAGTGGCTAGAGGGAAGAAGTGTGAGGTTAGGTGTGAAGATTTAGCAGAGAAGATTGAGTTGGTGATGAATTTCGATTCGGAGAAAGGGAATGAAATGAGAAGGAAAAGTTTTGAGGTTAAAGAGATGATTGAGAATGCTATGCGAAATGAGATTAATGGTCTTAAAGGGTCTTCTTCTCAAGCATTGGATGAGTTTTTTAGTGCTGCAATGGCTGCTAAGAATGGTGAAAAGGTTCCAATAATATCATGA
- the LOC115721095 gene encoding lysine-specific demethylase JMJ30: MSSAAATEISDQFETPILDAESSVLLHTISEHGGYAFVRMASQAEAGDFRAAEAAREMAWEQLHSGPWHSVQPAWRDAYSMACLRVAKLHFASGEFKEALRVLDMGLIMGGTLLRKDLDSAVHKVSSKARVSEAQGVSNGSSSSKSECELVHDGLNKAEILQMLPEKSLSGKTVVKRSGLSMEGFLREYLLNGLPVVINDAMTHWPAMTKWKDLDYLKTIAGDRTVPVEVGKNYLCSEWKQELITFSQFLERIRAISSSSSSSSAAPTYLAQHPLFDQINELRNDICVPDYCFAGGGEIRSLNAWFGPAGTVTPLHHDPHHNLLAQVVGKKYVRLYHSSISDELHPYTETMLFNSSKVDLDNIDEKVFPKVRDLEFVDCILEEGEMLYIPPKWWHYVRSLTTSFSVSFWWNDTENSTDS; this comes from the exons ATGTCGTCCGCCGCCGCCACTGAAATTTCCGATCAATTCGAAACCCCAATTCTCGACGCAGAATCTTCAGTCCTTCTCCACACAATTTCCGAGCACGGCGGCTATGCTTTCGTCCGCATGGCTTCTCAAGCCGAAGCCGGCGACTTTCGGGCCGCCGAGGCGGCTCGCGAGATGGCTTGGGAGCAGCTTCACTCGGGTCCATGGCACTCTGTTCAGCCGGCTTGGCGCGACGCTTACTCCATGGCTTGCCTCCGAGTCGCCAAGCTTCATTTCGCTAGCGGCGAATTTAAGGAAGCCCTTAGGGTTTTGGATATGGGTCTAATTATGGGTGGAACTCTTTTGAGGAAAGATTTGGATTCTGCTGTTCATAAAGTTTCCTCCAAAGCTAGGGTTTCTGAAGCTCAAGGTGTCAGTAATGGCTCTTCTTCTTCGAAATCGGAGTGTGAATTGGTTCACGACGGCCTCAACAAGGCGGAG ATTCTTCAAATGTTGCCTGAGAAATCATTGTCTGGTAAGACAGTGGTGAAAAGGTCTGGTCTTTCTATGGAGGGATTTCTTCGTGAATATCTGTTGAATGGATTACCAGTGGTTATAAACGATGCCATGACTCATTGGCCAGCAATGACAAAGTGGAAAGACTTGGATTACTTAAAGACTATTGCTGGGGATCGAACTGTACCTGTTGAG GTTGGGAAGAATTATCTATGCTCTGAATGGAAGCAAGAGCTCATAACGTTTTCGCAGTTTCTTGAGAGGATTCGAGCTATtagctcttcttcttcctcgtctTCTGCTGCCCCGACATATCTTGCTCAGCATCCATTATTCGATCAG ATAAACGAGCTACGAAATGACATATGTGTTCCAGACTACTGTTTTGCTGGTGGGGGCGAGATAAGATCTCTAAATGCTTGGTTCGGTCCGGCTGGTACAGTGACACCATTACACCATGATCCACACCATAATTTACTTGCTCAG GTGGTTGGAAAAAAGTATGTGAGATTGTACCATTCTTCCATTTCGGATGAGCTTCATCCATACACCGAAACTATGCTTTTCAATTCGAGCAAG GTTGATCTAGACAACATAGACGAGAAAGTATTTCCAAAGGTGCGCGATTTAGAATTCGTAGACTGCATTTTAGAGGAAGGCGAAATGCTTTACATCCCACCGAAATGGTGGCACTATGTGCGATCTCTAACAACAAGTTTTTCGGTTAGCTTTTGGTGGAATGACACTGAAAATTCAACAGATTCTTGA